The Geobacter sp. AOG2 genome includes a window with the following:
- a CDS encoding thioredoxin domain-containing protein, translated as MAHTKLDTSAHIARLRALDKSSLPPDGGQHFNRLIFARSPYLLQHAENPVSWYEWGDAAFEKARDGNLPILLSIGYATCHWCHVMAHESFEDEQIAGLLNNHFVCIKVDREERPDIDDFYMAVSQVLTGSGGWPLNIFMTPDKRPFMAVTYIPRQGYSGMSGLLELLPNIAALWRQRPDLIENNCRSIMEAMGNISRKESNNTSQDLQELIDTSFNHLHSMYDSQHGGFGTAPKFPMPINLSWLIGQGAAGNPQALEMALQTLYRIGNGGIWDQIGGGLHRYAVDREWLVPHFEKMLYDQAMFGLTVLEASQATGDDSWLVMAENIFGFVMRELTSPEGAFYAAVDADSEGIEGKYYVWDRREIEECLGTDAPLFCRFYRVTNEGNFEGRTILNAMFKLDEFCAREGLDPEETGKRLERGRLLLLERREQRIRPFRDEKIITSWNGLMIAALARGGAVTGSSIFMESAIRAASFLLERLCRKDGRLLRSFLGEASDVPAFLEDYAFLAFGLLELFEATLDKAWLEHALQLADQILELFLDPSSGRFSKTGRDAEPMPLAASLEHDGVMPSAFSLTAQTLIRLARCVGRQDLLNHARRLLEDCNDDVQRQPAIHLGSLHAMALLESEPVEAYFSGPREHPVIQQLLNTLKSRYCPSLTLFFEANDSPPALSICAWGTCYPSVYNTSDLEPIVERVAPRLKPS; from the coding sequence GTGGCACACACGAAGCTTGACACATCGGCGCATATCGCCCGGCTCCGGGCATTGGACAAGAGCTCGCTTCCGCCTGACGGCGGCCAACATTTCAACCGCCTGATCTTCGCCCGCAGTCCCTACCTGCTGCAACATGCTGAAAACCCGGTATCATGGTATGAATGGGGTGACGCGGCCTTTGAGAAGGCCCGCGACGGAAATTTGCCGATTCTGCTCTCTATCGGCTACGCCACCTGCCACTGGTGCCACGTCATGGCTCACGAGTCCTTCGAGGACGAACAGATTGCCGGTCTGCTGAACAACCATTTCGTCTGCATCAAGGTGGATCGGGAGGAACGTCCGGATATCGACGATTTCTACATGGCCGTGTCCCAGGTGTTGACCGGCAGCGGCGGCTGGCCGTTGAACATCTTCATGACGCCGGACAAGCGTCCCTTCATGGCAGTAACCTATATCCCACGACAGGGATACTCAGGTATGAGCGGCCTGTTGGAACTGCTCCCCAATATTGCGGCGCTCTGGCGACAGCGACCCGATCTGATCGAAAACAACTGCCGCAGCATCATGGAAGCCATGGGCAATATTTCCCGCAAGGAATCAAACAATACAAGCCAGGATTTACAAGAACTTATAGACACATCCTTCAACCATTTGCACAGCATGTACGACTCTCAGCACGGCGGATTTGGGACCGCCCCCAAGTTCCCCATGCCCATCAACCTGAGTTGGCTGATCGGGCAGGGGGCAGCGGGAAATCCTCAGGCGTTGGAGATGGCACTCCAGACTCTGTACAGGATAGGCAACGGCGGGATATGGGACCAGATTGGCGGAGGTCTGCACCGTTATGCCGTGGACCGGGAGTGGCTCGTGCCGCATTTCGAAAAGATGCTCTACGACCAGGCCATGTTCGGGCTGACGGTGTTGGAGGCGAGTCAAGCGACGGGTGATGATTCCTGGCTCGTGATGGCCGAAAACATCTTCGGTTTCGTTATGCGCGAGCTGACCTCACCCGAAGGGGCTTTCTACGCGGCTGTGGATGCCGATTCGGAAGGAATTGAAGGTAAATACTACGTCTGGGACAGACGTGAGATCGAGGAGTGCCTCGGCACAGATGCACCGCTGTTCTGCCGGTTCTACCGTGTGACCAACGAGGGCAATTTTGAGGGACGTACTATCCTGAATGCGATGTTCAAACTGGATGAGTTCTGCGCCAGGGAAGGGTTGGACCCAGAGGAAACCGGTAAGCGACTGGAACGCGGCCGCTTGCTGTTGCTGGAGCGGCGGGAACAGCGCATCAGGCCATTCAGGGACGAGAAGATTATTACCTCCTGGAACGGCCTGATGATTGCTGCCCTGGCCCGCGGGGGAGCGGTGACCGGCTCAAGCATATTCATGGAGTCTGCCATTCGCGCAGCATCTTTCCTGCTGGAACGGCTGTGCCGCAAAGATGGACGCCTCTTGCGCAGCTTTCTGGGGGAGGCGTCCGATGTCCCGGCATTTCTGGAGGATTATGCCTTCCTGGCGTTTGGCCTGCTGGAATTGTTCGAGGCCACACTCGACAAGGCTTGGCTGGAACATGCATTGCAGCTTGCCGACCAGATTCTGGAGTTGTTCCTCGACCCCAGCAGCGGTAGATTCTCGAAAACCGGCCGGGATGCAGAACCAATGCCACTGGCGGCATCCCTGGAACACGACGGTGTCATGCCGTCGGCATTCTCCCTGACCGCACAAACGCTCATCCGTCTGGCGCGATGCGTCGGAAGGCAGGACCTGCTGAATCATGCCCGCCGGTTGCTGGAAGATTGCAACGACGACGTACAACGCCAACCGGCAATCCACCTGGGAAGCCTGCACGCAATGGCCCTGCTGGAAAGTGAACCGGTTGAGGCCTATTTCAGTGGGCCGCGGGAACATCCCGTCATACAGCAGTTGCTGAACACCTTGAAATCGCGTTACTGCCCCAGCCTTACCCTGTTCTTCGAGGCGAACGACAGCCCTCCTGCGCTTTCCATCTGTGCCTGGGGGACCTGCTACCCATCGGTCTACAATACAAGCGATTTGGAACCCATTGTGGAAAGGGTTGCTCCACGTTTAAAACCTTCATAA